The stretch of DNA TATGCTCAAAGAAAATGCCGACGGTAGCTTTGGGCCGGTGAGCGATCGCGACCACCTGGCCAAGCCCTGCTACGACCTGCCCAGCCTGCTCGACAACGCCCCCTGGCTGAGCGAACTGGTGGACTACATGAATCAGCTCGGCTGGGACGTGTACTCCTTTGACCACGAAGACGCCAACGGCCAGTTCGAGACCGACTTTGCCTACAGCGATGCCCTGACCATGGCCGACCGGCTCACCTTCTTTCGGCTGATGGTCAAAGAGGTGGCCCGCAAACACGGCTATTTCGCCAGCTTTATGCCCAAGCCCTTTGGCGATCGCACCGGCAGCGGTGCCCACTACAACATGTCGCTGGCCGACATTGAAACCGGGCAGAATCTATTTGAAAACGCCGAAGATCCGCGCGGCTGCAAGCTTTCAACGCTGGGCTACCAGTTCATTGCCGGGGTGCTAAAGCACGCCAAGGCCATCTGCGCCGTCACCTGCCCCACGGTCAACAGCTACAAGCGGCTGCTGCGCCAGGGCAGCATGTCGGGCTTTACCTGGGCCCCGGTCTACATCTGCTACGGCAACAACAACCGCACCAACATGCTGCGTATTCCCCTGGCGGGGGGGCGAGTTGAGTGCCGCGCCGCCGACATTGCCACCAACCCCTACCTGGGCGCGGCGATGATTCTCGCCGCCGGGCTGGAGGGCATCGCCGAGGGGCTTGACCCTGGCGACCCCCACACCGAAAACATGTACAACTATTCCCTGAGCGACCTGAAAACCCTGGGCATCGATATGCTGCCCCGCACGCTGCAGGAGGCGATCGACGCCTTTGAGGCTGACCCGCTCAGCCAGGCCGTAATGGGCCCACTGATGTACCAGACCTACATCGATTTTCGCCGTCAGGAGTGGAACGAGTACCACACCCACATTTCTGACTGGGAAATTAAGCGGTACCTGAAGTTCTTTTAACCCAGGGTGAGGCGGCCTTTGGCTGGTTAGCCCGATCGCTCGCCAATTCTAGTTTTTCGGTTGTGTAGTTCTTGTAGTTCTGAGCCTGTAACACCATGAAGCGACGCAATTTTCTTCCCCTTCTCGCCGCCTTTTTCTGTAGCCTGCTGATTGCCATTGGCTGTACGCCGGATGCGTCCCAAACCGGAGCCCCCACCAATGGGGCAGAAACCGCGCCCGCGACGGCCACCGACGGTAGGCCGGTGCGCCTGGGCTACAGCAACTGGGCGGGCTGGTGGCCCTGGGCGATCGCCGAAGAAGAGGGCCTATTTGAAGCCAACGGCGCAAACGTGGAGCTGATCTGGTTCGACGGCTATCTGGAGTCGATGCAGGCGCTGGCCGCAGGCCAACTCGACGCCAACAGCCAAACCCTGAACGACACCATTTCCTTTGTCGATGATTCGGCGAACGGCATGGTGGTGGTGTTGGTGAACGACAACTCGGCCGGCAATGACAAAATTATCGGCGTTGAAGATATCGAAACCATGGCTGACTTCGAAGGCCGCACCGTCGCCCTGGAAGAAGGCGTGGTGGGCGACTTTTTAATGAACCTGGCCCTACAGGATGCCGGGCTGAGCCGGGACGATGTGCAAATCCAGAACCTGGAAACCGGAGCCGCCGCCGCTGCCTTTGCGGCGGGGCAGGTCGAAGGATTTGCGGGCTGGGTACCCTTTTGGGAAACGGCGCTGACCCGACCGGGTAGCCAGGTGATTGTCACCTCGGAAGCCTATCCCGGCGCTATCCCCGACCTGTTGGTGACCAGCCAAACCCTGATCGACGAGCGACCGGAGCAGGTGCAGGCGTTGATCAACACCTGGTTTGACGTGTTGGCCTTTATGGAGGAAAACCCCGAGGAAGCGGCCGCCATCATGGCCCGACGGGCTGGGGTGAGTGCTGAGGAGTTTGAAACCTACACCGCCGGTACCCGTATGTTCACCCTGGACGACAACCTCGAAGCCTTTAGCAATGGGGAAGACATGGTCCACATGCCCTACGCCGCCCAGGTGATGACGGACTTCATGGTGGAGGTGGGCTTTATTCCCACTGCCCCCGACCTGGAGGCGATTTTTGACGATCAGTTTGTTCAGGCCTTTGCCCAGGGGCAGTAGCCCAGGCGTAGTCTCTGATGCAGCCCCCTGTAACCACTCGGTCGAGGATGGAACCATGGGCCATCGCTGCCAGCTACCGCCGTAGATTGTCGCCACCAATTACCGCCGCAGATTAACGCCCTAAACTCTGGAGAACCGCTGTGACTACCGCCGCTCCCCCAACCGCTGCCCCTGGCGCTAAAACCCTGAAGCCATCTGTCTTTTGGCGCTTGGCGGAGGACATTCCCCGACCGCTCAGCCTGGGCTTGATGACCCTGTCGATCGTGGTGCCGTTTGGCCTGTGGTGGCTGCTGGCCAGTCTAAACCTGACCGATCCGCGCTTTTTGCCGGGGCCGATTGAGGTGGCTCAGGCCCTAGGACGGCTGTGGACCGATGGATTTCTAATGGAGGACACCGCTGCTAGCCTGATGCGGGTGACCCTCGGTTTCTCGGCGGCGGCGCTGGTGTCGGTGCCCATCGGCATTGCCATGGGGGCCTTTGCCAGCATTCGTGCGCTGCTGGAGCCGATTGTGGGGGTGGTTCGCTATATGCCGGCCCCGGCCTTTATTCCCCTGCTGATCATCTATTTGGGCCTGGGGGAAGAGCCGAAGATCATGCTGATTTTCATTGGCACCGTGTTCTTTAACGTGCTGATGATTATGGATGCGGTGAAGTTTGTGCCCAAGGATCTGCTGGAATCGACCTATACTCTGGGCGGGCGACGGCTCCAGGTGTTGTTCCAGGTGATCACCCCCTATGTGGTGCCCAACATTATCGACACGTTTCGCATCAACATCGCGACGTCCTGGAACCTGGTGGTGGTGGCGGAACTGGTGGCGGCGGAGGCGGGGCTGGGACGGCGGATCGTCCAGGCCCAGCGGTTCTTCCGCACAGACGATATTTTTGCCTGTCTGATTGTGCTGGGGGTAATTGGCTTCACCCTGGATCTATCCCTGCGCTACTTGATGAAGCTCACCTGCAAGTGGGCGGTGGATTAGGCAATAGTCCACTGGTCTGTCGCGCTGATCTGGCTGGTGGGCAGTGCCCACCCTACGGTTCACTGGTGGGCACTGCCCACCCTACGGTTCACCCACCCCCTCACCCTTCACTCATCCACCCCCTACCCCTCACCCCCTACCCCTCACCCATCATGCATTTAGAACTCAACAACCTCCGCAAACAGTTCGACACTCGCCAGGGGCCGGTGCTGGCGCTGGATGACATCAACATGCACGTAGAAACGGGCGAATTCGTCTGCGCGGTGGGGGCGTCGGGATCGGGTAAGTCTACCCTGCTGCGGCTGGTGGCGGGGCTGGATAGTCCGACCCGCGGAGAGATTACGGTGGACGGTCAGCCGGTGACGGGGCCGGGGGCTGACCGGGGCATGGTGTTCCAGGGCTATACCCTATACCCCTGGATGACGGTGCAGAAGAATGTGGAGTTTGGCCTGAAGCTCCAGGGGGTGGGCCGCCGGGAGCGACGAGAGCAGGCGTCTTATTACTTAGATGTGGTGGGGTTGACCCGGTTTGCCCAGGCGCTGCCCAAGGCGCTGTCGGGGGGGATGAAGCAGCGGGTGGCGATCGCCCGCACCCTGGCCGCCCAACCCAAAATCATGCTGATGGATGAACCCTTTGGGGCCCTGGATGTGCAGACC from Leptolyngbya sp. KIOST-1 encodes:
- the glnT gene encoding type III glutamate--ammonia ligase produces the protein MAHPLTPEIEALKSSLEAKGVKYALASYVDIHGMGKAKMVPIAHLGQMMAGSELFTGAALDGVPQAISDEEVAAMPDAATATVLPWQPEIAWFASDLYLKGQPFEACCRTILKQMLAKAAAMGFTFNLGIETEFFMLKENADGSFGPVSDRDHLAKPCYDLPSLLDNAPWLSELVDYMNQLGWDVYSFDHEDANGQFETDFAYSDALTMADRLTFFRLMVKEVARKHGYFASFMPKPFGDRTGSGAHYNMSLADIETGQNLFENAEDPRGCKLSTLGYQFIAGVLKHAKAICAVTCPTVNSYKRLLRQGSMSGFTWAPVYICYGNNNRTNMLRIPLAGGRVECRAADIATNPYLGAAMILAAGLEGIAEGLDPGDPHTENMYNYSLSDLKTLGIDMLPRTLQEAIDAFEADPLSQAVMGPLMYQTYIDFRRQEWNEYHTHISDWEIKRYLKFF
- a CDS encoding ABC transporter substrate-binding protein gives rise to the protein MKRRNFLPLLAAFFCSLLIAIGCTPDASQTGAPTNGAETAPATATDGRPVRLGYSNWAGWWPWAIAEEEGLFEANGANVELIWFDGYLESMQALAAGQLDANSQTLNDTISFVDDSANGMVVVLVNDNSAGNDKIIGVEDIETMADFEGRTVALEEGVVGDFLMNLALQDAGLSRDDVQIQNLETGAAAAAFAAGQVEGFAGWVPFWETALTRPGSQVIVTSEAYPGAIPDLLVTSQTLIDERPEQVQALINTWFDVLAFMEENPEEAAAIMARRAGVSAEEFETYTAGTRMFTLDDNLEAFSNGEDMVHMPYAAQVMTDFMVEVGFIPTAPDLEAIFDDQFVQAFAQGQ
- a CDS encoding ABC transporter permease produces the protein MTTAAPPTAAPGAKTLKPSVFWRLAEDIPRPLSLGLMTLSIVVPFGLWWLLASLNLTDPRFLPGPIEVAQALGRLWTDGFLMEDTAASLMRVTLGFSAAALVSVPIGIAMGAFASIRALLEPIVGVVRYMPAPAFIPLLIIYLGLGEEPKIMLIFIGTVFFNVLMIMDAVKFVPKDLLESTYTLGGRRLQVLFQVITPYVVPNIIDTFRINIATSWNLVVVAELVAAEAGLGRRIVQAQRFFRTDDIFACLIVLGVIGFTLDLSLRYLMKLTCKWAVD
- a CDS encoding ABC transporter ATP-binding protein, whose protein sequence is MHLELNNLRKQFDTRQGPVLALDDINMHVETGEFVCAVGASGSGKSTLLRLVAGLDSPTRGEITVDGQPVTGPGADRGMVFQGYTLYPWMTVQKNVEFGLKLQGVGRRERREQASYYLDVVGLTRFAQALPKALSGGMKQRVAIARTLAAQPKIMLMDEPFGALDVQTKETMQQFMLDLWNRTGVSILMITHDVDEAVFLAQRIYVLTAHPGTIQREVFVDLPGDRTYAIRRDRAFQDTREGIMDLLRGKPAPALVG